The stretch of DNA AAGCAGTAGCTACAACATTAATCGTATTAGAGTAGTTAAAGGTTTTCCCCCAAGCTGTGACCTGATGGCTGGATGCTGAAGCATTCAGCAGCTTAACAGCCTCAGTGGAAGAGGCCTCCAGCTTAGCCGCATTTTCTCCCGGAATTTGAATAGACAGGCCTGCATAAATATTGTTTGCCTTAACGCTAGGATTTGCGCTCATCAGCTGATTTACCGATACTCCATACTGCTTGGCCAGCAGATAAAAAGTGTCTCCTTCCTTCGCCGTATGCACAGTGCCCGCAGCATAAGCAGACGCACCCTGCAGGGCGGCAGCAAGAGTAAGTGTCAGTGCCGCAGTCTTCAATACAAACGGCAATTTGTTAACATTTTTGTTTTTTCTGAAAGCAAATTTCATATGTAATCCTCCTTCGAATTGCCTCCGAGGTTAGTTGTCGGATTCGGACCCAAGGATGGCCCGGCGCTAAGAGTAAAGCGCTTCACCCCAAGAAGATAAACGTTCATCTTCGGAAAAATCATCCCCCGTTCCCTGCTGTATAGGGATTCGGCACTCCCCAAATATATCACAAATTTGTAACCTTTGATTCAGGTAAGTGTTACCACCTATGGAACAGCAAAAAACACGACATGGAACATGCCGTGTTTTTTGCCTAAATATGA from Paenibacillus sp. CAA11 encodes:
- a CDS encoding 3D domain-containing protein, with protein sequence MKFAFRKNKNVNKLPFVLKTAALTLTLAAALQGASAYAAGTVHTAKEGDTFYLLAKQYGVSVNQLMSANPSVKANNIYAGLSIQIPGENAAKLEASSTEAVKLLNASASSHQVTAWGKTFNYSNTINVVATAYSAAASENGQWGAVDYYGKPLSLGTIAVDPAVIPMGTKVLVTGHSHPGLPKQAFVATASDQGSAIKGKRIDIFIPGSQQSASQFGFQDVKLYVLN